One segment of Paraburkholderia bonniea DNA contains the following:
- the murD gene encoding UDP-N-acetylmuramoyl-L-alanine--D-glutamate ligase yields MFGEKFRDRQKPTVLVLGLGESGLAMARWCVRHGCRLRVADTREVPPGLAALHASGIDAEFVGGAFTLALLDGIDLIALSPGLSPLAADLSPLIAAAHERGITLWGELEFFAQALATLKESGYTPKVIAITGTNGKTTTTSLTGQLCERAGKTVAVAGNISPAALDKLTEAIDNTALPDIWVLELSSFQLDTALTFAPDAATVLNITQDHLDWHGGLEPYAAAKGRIFGPQTIRVLNRDDARVMQLAPPAGEGAAPVVTFGVNEPLRAGDYGLLRENGMTWLVEAHDRDASDGPAPTRRRKNEVVLPPNLGLKRLMPVEALRIRGLHNATNALAAYALARAVGLPGAPLLHGLREYRGEPHRVELIASMMGVDYVDDSKGTNVGATVAALDGLAQRTVLIAGGDGKGQDFAPLAQPVTRWCHAVMLIGRDAPQIRAALADTQVTLEDHPTLEAATRAAAAHAQAGDAVLLSPACASFDMFTGYTQRAAVFRSTVEELAAEQGTML; encoded by the coding sequence ATGTTCGGCGAGAAGTTTCGGGATCGGCAAAAGCCGACGGTGCTCGTGCTGGGGCTCGGTGAATCGGGTCTGGCGATGGCGCGCTGGTGCGTGCGGCACGGCTGTCGGCTGCGCGTGGCTGATACGCGTGAAGTGCCGCCTGGACTGGCGGCGCTGCACGCGTCCGGGATCGACGCTGAGTTTGTTGGTGGCGCGTTCACGCTAGCACTGCTCGACGGGATTGATTTGATCGCGCTTAGCCCTGGGCTGTCGCCGCTGGCGGCTGATTTGTCGCCACTGATTGCGGCAGCGCATGAGCGCGGCATCACGCTTTGGGGCGAACTCGAATTTTTTGCCCAAGCGTTAGCCACACTGAAAGAAAGCGGCTATACGCCGAAAGTGATTGCGATCACCGGCACCAATGGCAAGACCACGACGACCAGTCTGACTGGGCAGCTTTGCGAGCGTGCGGGCAAGACGGTCGCGGTCGCAGGCAACATCAGCCCGGCTGCGCTCGATAAGCTAACCGAAGCGATCGACAACACAGCTTTGCCGGATATCTGGGTGCTGGAGCTATCGAGTTTTCAGTTGGACACGGCGCTGACTTTCGCGCCGGACGCGGCAACAGTGCTCAACATCACCCAGGATCATCTCGACTGGCACGGCGGGCTTGAGCCTTACGCCGCTGCCAAGGGGCGGATTTTCGGGCCGCAAACAATACGCGTTCTGAACCGGGACGATGCCCGTGTCATGCAACTGGCTCCGCCTGCGGGGGAGGGTGCGGCACCGGTGGTCACGTTCGGTGTGAACGAACCATTGCGCGCAGGCGACTACGGTTTGCTGCGCGAAAACGGTATGACCTGGCTCGTCGAAGCGCACGACCGCGATGCCAGCGATGGGCCGGCACCCACACGCCGGCGCAAGAATGAAGTCGTCCTGCCGCCGAATCTCGGCTTGAAGCGCCTGATGCCCGTAGAGGCGCTGCGTATTCGTGGGCTGCACAACGCGACGAATGCGTTGGCGGCGTATGCGCTGGCGCGTGCCGTTGGCCTGCCGGGTGCGCCATTGCTACACGGCTTGCGCGAGTATCGCGGCGAGCCGCATCGCGTCGAACTAATCGCCTCGATGATGGGCGTGGATTACGTGGACGACAGCAAAGGAACCAATGTTGGCGCGACTGTCGCCGCGCTGGACGGCCTGGCGCAACGAACCGTGCTGATCGCGGGTGGCGATGGCAAAGGCCAGGATTTCGCGCCATTGGCGCAACCCGTTACGCGCTGGTGTCACGCGGTCATGCTGATTGGCCGGGATGCGCCGCAGATTCGCGCGGCGCTGGCTGACACTCAGGTCACGCTCGAAGATCACCCGACACTTGAAGCTGCGACGCGTGCCGCCGCAGCGCATGCTCAGGCGGGGGACGCCGTGTTGCTGTCCCCGGCGTGCGCGAGTTTTGACATGTTCACGGGCTACACCCAGCGCGCAGCGGTGTTTCGCAGCACGGTCGAAGAACTGGCGGCTGAACAGGGGACGATGCTATGA
- the mraY gene encoding phospho-N-acetylmuramoyl-pentapeptide-transferase: MLLALAQWLQNDAGFLRVFSYLTFRALMATITALLIGLVCGPWVIRKLAQMKVGQAVREDGPQTHLVKSGTPTMGGVLILIGIAVATLLWADLTNRFIWIVMLVTFGFGVIGWVDDYRKVVHKDPRGMASREKYFWQSVIGLFAAVYLAFSVSGASNVNVFDLFMAWVRSGLSMGLPARADLLLPFLKSISYPLGVWGFIALTYFVIVGSSNAVNLTDGLDGLVIMPVVLVGASLGLFAYVMGSSVYSKYLLFPHIPGAGELLIFCSAMGGAGLAFLWFNTHPAQVFMGDVGALALGGALGTIAVIVRQEVVLFIMGGIFVAETLSVMLQVVWFKYTKRRYGEGRRIFKMAPLHHHFELSGWKETQVVVRFWIITLMLCLFGLSTLKLR, translated from the coding sequence TTTGATGGCGACGATCACCGCTTTGCTGATCGGGCTGGTGTGTGGCCCCTGGGTGATTCGCAAGTTGGCCCAGATGAAGGTTGGTCAGGCGGTACGCGAGGATGGTCCGCAAACGCACTTGGTCAAATCTGGTACGCCGACGATGGGGGGCGTGCTGATTCTGATTGGTATCGCGGTAGCGACCTTGCTCTGGGCTGATCTGACTAATCGCTTTATCTGGATCGTGATGCTGGTTACGTTCGGCTTCGGCGTGATTGGCTGGGTTGATGATTACCGCAAGGTGGTGCATAAAGATCCGCGTGGCATGGCCTCGCGCGAGAAGTATTTCTGGCAGTCGGTGATCGGGCTTTTTGCGGCGGTTTATCTCGCGTTTAGCGTGTCTGGCGCGAGCAACGTCAATGTGTTCGATCTCTTCATGGCGTGGGTGCGCAGCGGCTTGTCGATGGGGCTGCCCGCCCGGGCCGACCTGTTATTGCCATTTCTGAAATCGATCAGTTATCCGCTGGGCGTGTGGGGTTTTATCGCGCTGACTTACTTCGTGATCGTTGGATCAAGCAATGCAGTGAATCTCACGGATGGGCTTGATGGCCTGGTCATCATGCCGGTCGTGCTGGTTGGAGCATCGCTCGGTCTGTTCGCGTATGTGATGGGTAGTTCGGTCTATTCAAAATATCTGCTGTTTCCACATATTCCTGGCGCGGGCGAGTTGCTGATTTTCTGTTCAGCGATGGGCGGTGCCGGGCTGGCGTTTCTCTGGTTCAACACGCATCCCGCTCAGGTTTTTATGGGCGACGTCGGCGCGCTGGCGCTTGGCGGCGCGCTTGGCACGATTGCCGTGATCGTGCGGCAAGAAGTCGTGCTGTTCATCATGGGTGGGATCTTTGTTGCTGAAACGCTCTCCGTGATGCTGCAGGTGGTCTGGTTCAAGTACACCAAACGGCGTTATGGCGAAGGGCGGCGCATCTTCAAGATGGCACCGCTGCATCACCATTTCGAATTGTCCGGGTGGAAAGAAACGCAGGTCGTGGTGCGCTTCTGGATCATCACGTTGATGCTGTGTCTGTTCGGTTTGTCCACGCTTAAGTTGCGGTAA